The Streptococcus sp. 29896 genome includes a region encoding these proteins:
- a CDS encoding YhgE/Pip family protein: MLQKVKNMLKKPMTLLTILGIACVPALYNISFLTSMWDPYGRLDQLPVAVVNQDQSAQFQDKTLTIGEDMVDSMKESQSLDFHFVSETEANQGLKDGDYYMVITLPEDLSQKAASLLTEQPQALTISYQTSKGHSFVASKMSDSAMEKLKSSVSETITETYTSAVFDSMGQLQTGLGQAAEGSQTLSSGASQLETGSQTLATGLGTLATSSQALASGTEQVATGIVSYTDGVGQASTGSQNLLTGINTYTNGVATLSSGANQLAGQSSTLLAGVGRLQSGTEQIAQLQAGANQLEAGLSKLATATSLSEQENAQIQSLITGLPQLQAAIQQLNASLTGLGTVSVDTSQLTNLLTSMASQAQALLTASQTDKTASLQTVQATAAYQSMTATQQAEIDAALTNSPSTTASYAQAILSQINQLSQSLASLQNLTGLSSQVSQLQTAVSQINAAADQALPGATSALTTLTSGMSQVNTALNQQILPGSQALSNGVTTLQTQLSSGAGQLQAGVVAYTTAVDQLAAGSNQLAANSPSLVAGTNSLASGLTTLAVNSGQLVSGTQQLASGSQQLVGGANQLATGGQTLATGLTSLRTGSETLASSLSQASQQLSVVAVDEDNAQAVANPVTLEHTDQDSVATNGVGMAPYMVSVALMVAALSANVIFAKHLDNRPYKNRWDWVKGKLLLNGTIASLAAVILYGVLLLIGISPNHLVATLGLILLASWTFMALVTALVGWNSRFGSFASLILLLLQLGASAGTYPIELSPSFFQVVQPYLPMTYSVSGLRQTISMVGDSSHQVGMLSLFLLGFMGLGLIIYRPTKD, encoded by the coding sequence ATGTTGCAAAAAGTAAAGAATATGTTAAAAAAACCAATGACCTTGCTAACGATTTTGGGGATAGCTTGTGTACCAGCCCTCTACAATATTAGTTTTTTGACTTCTATGTGGGACCCTTACGGTCGTTTGGACCAATTGCCTGTTGCAGTTGTCAATCAAGACCAGTCGGCACAATTTCAGGATAAGACCTTGACCATTGGTGAGGATATGGTTGATTCGATGAAGGAAAGTCAGAGCTTAGACTTTCATTTTGTATCGGAAACAGAAGCAAATCAAGGCTTGAAGGACGGAGACTATTATATGGTCATCACCTTGCCGGAGGACCTCTCTCAAAAAGCAGCCAGCCTCTTGACCGAGCAACCGCAGGCTCTCACCATTTCCTACCAAACTTCCAAAGGTCATAGTTTTGTCGCCTCCAAAATGAGTGACTCAGCCATGGAAAAATTGAAATCATCCGTCTCTGAAACCATTACAGAAACCTATACCAGTGCTGTTTTTGATAGCATGGGGCAGCTGCAAACAGGCCTTGGTCAAGCGGCAGAAGGTAGTCAGACCCTATCTAGTGGAGCCAGTCAACTCGAAACAGGAAGTCAAACTCTGGCGACAGGACTGGGTACCTTGGCCACATCTAGTCAAGCCTTGGCATCTGGTACCGAGCAAGTGGCGACAGGAATCGTAAGCTATACAGACGGGGTTGGACAGGCTAGCACAGGCAGCCAAAACTTACTCACTGGGATAAACACCTATACCAATGGTGTTGCAACGCTTTCTTCAGGAGCCAATCAGTTGGCTGGTCAATCTTCCACCTTGCTAGCAGGAGTGGGGCGTTTGCAGTCTGGGACAGAGCAAATTGCTCAATTACAAGCAGGAGCAAACCAGCTCGAAGCTGGCCTTTCCAAACTCGCCACTGCGACCAGCCTGTCTGAGCAAGAAAATGCCCAAATCCAGTCCCTGATAACAGGCCTACCACAGTTACAAGCGGCCATTCAACAACTAAACGCTAGTCTGACAGGCTTAGGAACGGTTTCTGTGGATACCAGTCAATTGACCAATCTGCTGACCAGTATGGCTAGTCAGGCCCAGGCTCTTCTGACAGCCTCTCAGACAGACAAAACAGCCAGCCTACAAACTGTTCAAGCTACTGCCGCCTACCAATCAATGACTGCCACGCAACAGGCAGAGATTGATGCGGCCTTGACCAATAGCCCTTCGACTACTGCAAGCTATGCCCAGGCTATTCTCAGTCAAATTAATCAGCTCAGTCAATCCTTGGCTAGCCTACAAAATCTAACTGGTCTCAGCAGTCAAGTGAGTCAACTCCAAACAGCTGTCAGTCAGATCAACGCAGCAGCAGATCAAGCCTTGCCTGGAGCAACAAGTGCCTTGACCACCCTCACAAGTGGCATGAGCCAAGTCAATACAGCGCTTAATCAACAAATCTTACCAGGCAGTCAAGCCCTGTCAAACGGTGTGACAACCTTGCAAACCCAATTGAGCAGTGGTGCAGGTCAGCTACAAGCAGGCGTCGTTGCTTATACGACCGCAGTTGATCAACTAGCTGCAGGAAGCAACCAGCTGGCAGCCAATAGCCCAAGCCTCGTCGCTGGGACCAACAGTTTAGCCAGTGGCTTGACCACCCTAGCCGTCAACTCAGGTCAGCTGGTCAGTGGGACGCAACAGTTAGCATCAGGCAGTCAACAACTGGTGGGAGGAGCCAATCAACTCGCTACAGGAGGACAAACCTTGGCAACAGGCCTAACTAGCCTTCGAACAGGCAGTGAAACCCTAGCCAGCTCACTCTCTCAAGCTAGTCAGCAGTTATCCGTGGTAGCTGTCGATGAAGACAATGCACAGGCAGTGGCGAATCCAGTCACCCTAGAACATACAGACCAAGACAGCGTTGCGACCAATGGTGTCGGCATGGCTCCCTACATGGTATCGGTAGCACTTATGGTGGCTGCCCTATCTGCCAATGTCATCTTTGCAAAACACTTGGACAACCGTCCCTACAAAAACCGTTGGGATTGGGTCAAGGGCAAACTCTTGCTCAATGGAACTATCGCCAGTCTAGCAGCTGTCATTCTTTATGGAGTCCTTCTCCTCATCGGAATTAGTCCAAATCATTTGGTAGCGACCCTAGGCTTGATTCTCCTAGCATCATGGACCTTCATGGCCTTGGTGACTGCCTTAGTCGGCTGGAACAGCCGCTTCGGCTCCTTTGCCAGCCTGATTCTGCTCCTCTTGCAATTAGGGGCTAGTGCAGGAACCTACCCGATTGAGCTCAGTCCAAGTTTCTTCCAAGTAGTCCAGCCTTATCTCCCTATGACCTATTCCGTCTCAGGACTCCGCCAAACCATTTCTATGGTGGGAGATAGCAGCCACCAAGTGGGCATGCTTAGCCTTTTCTTACTCGGCTTTATGGGGCTTGGGCTAATCATCTATCGGCCGACAAAGGATTAG
- a CDS encoding ABC transporter ATP-binding protein: protein MLEVRHLCKSYGSKEVLKDISFTIPSGTICGLVGKNGAGKTTFFHSLLGFVSYEGEIVLDQQAVTPDLFQKIGYLPEERSLMPKLTVFEQVRYLASLKGLSKKEVAEKLPIWMEKLEVKGKVTDKIKSLSKGNQQKVQLIVTLIHEPSLIILDEPFSGLDPVNTALLKRVILEEKERGATIIFSDHVMTNVEELCDQLLMIQDGQLVLNGGIQDIRRQFGRTRLFVSSDIPREQLEDLPHVLSVQMTNHDKWRLVLDDEASGPELFQLISGGRYLATFDQQAPTIDEIFKIKSGVAE from the coding sequence ATGTTAGAAGTTCGTCACTTGTGCAAAAGTTACGGAAGCAAGGAAGTCTTGAAAGACATTTCCTTTACCATTCCGTCTGGAACCATCTGTGGTCTGGTAGGGAAAAATGGTGCAGGGAAAACCACCTTCTTCCATTCCTTACTAGGATTTGTCAGCTACGAGGGAGAGATTGTCCTCGACCAGCAGGCTGTTACGCCAGATTTGTTCCAAAAAATCGGCTACTTACCAGAAGAACGCAGTTTGATGCCCAAGCTGACTGTTTTTGAACAGGTACGGTATTTGGCGAGTTTGAAGGGTTTGTCCAAGAAAGAAGTTGCTGAAAAACTACCGATTTGGATGGAAAAATTGGAAGTCAAAGGCAAAGTAACAGACAAGATAAAAAGCCTATCCAAAGGAAACCAGCAAAAAGTCCAGTTGATTGTGACCCTGATCCATGAGCCAAGCCTGATTATTTTAGACGAGCCGTTTTCAGGGCTGGATCCTGTCAATACTGCCCTCCTAAAGCGGGTAATTTTGGAGGAAAAGGAGCGCGGGGCAACCATCATCTTCTCAGACCATGTCATGACCAACGTGGAAGAATTGTGTGACCAACTCTTGATGATCCAAGATGGGCAGCTGGTCTTGAATGGAGGCATTCAGGATATTCGTCGGCAGTTTGGACGGACACGCCTCTTTGTTTCCTCGGATATTCCGAGAGAGCAGCTAGAAGACTTGCCCCATGTCCTCTCTGTTCAAATGACCAATCATGATAAATGGCGTCTTGTCCTAGACGATGAAGCTTCAGGTCCAGAGCTCTTCCAGTTGATCAGCGGTGGTCGCTATCTGGCAACCTTTGACCAGCAGGCGCCAACTATTGATGAAATCTTTAAAATCAAATCGGGGGTGGCAGAATGA
- a CDS encoding ABC transporter permease — MKSFILVAKETYLRQVKSWSFVFMVLSPFLFLGLSLGTGYLTSSSMDAGSEKIGLVSEDFMTQMAFGTLDLEMVLVTEEEAKQRLSEEELAGYIKVAVVDQQYQATYHGKEVPSQSVQQTFQSILESLQQQLNEANAQLTPSQLEVLAIQPSYVEEVGDQEGLEKIGQMITFFGLIFLMYIMTIVYASTTAQEVASEKGTKIMEVIFSSVPAWTYFYGRIFGIFLVIATHLGVYLVGGILAYHLAGQLELTKEILESNQVLVQAVLDNLDWTMILFAIFGLLLGVTLASLCGSLVVRPEDVNKAVQPVIYPIIIGFLGAMTFGQQAQEHIVVKIGSFIPFLSSFFMPIRQINGWASSWETWLSFFILAATTIGAIVFIGKSYAGLILQTDDIGFWKSLKKGLTSK; from the coding sequence ATGAAATCCTTTATCCTAGTCGCAAAAGAGACCTACCTACGGCAGGTCAAATCCTGGTCCTTTGTTTTTATGGTCCTATCCCCCTTCCTCTTTCTCGGCTTATCTTTGGGAACAGGCTATCTAACAAGCTCTAGCATGGATGCTGGGTCGGAAAAAATTGGTCTCGTAAGTGAGGACTTTATGACCCAAATGGCCTTTGGGACCCTTGATTTAGAGATGGTTCTTGTGACGGAAGAAGAAGCCAAGCAGCGACTTTCAGAAGAAGAGTTGGCAGGCTATATCAAGGTCGCAGTAGTGGACCAGCAATACCAGGCGACCTATCATGGAAAAGAAGTCCCTTCTCAATCCGTTCAGCAAACCTTCCAGTCCATTCTAGAGAGCTTGCAACAGCAGCTCAATGAAGCCAATGCTCAATTGACACCAAGTCAGCTTGAAGTTCTAGCCATCCAGCCTTCCTATGTGGAGGAAGTTGGTGACCAAGAGGGGCTGGAAAAAATTGGGCAGATGATTACCTTCTTCGGCTTGATTTTTCTTATGTACATCATGACTATTGTCTATGCTTCTACAACTGCCCAGGAAGTAGCCAGTGAAAAGGGAACGAAAATTATGGAAGTGATTTTCTCTAGTGTTCCAGCCTGGACTTATTTCTACGGCCGTATCTTTGGTATCTTCCTCGTCATTGCGACCCATTTGGGTGTCTATCTTGTAGGTGGCATCTTGGCCTATCACCTAGCAGGACAATTGGAATTGACCAAGGAAATCTTGGAGTCAAACCAGGTCTTGGTACAAGCTGTTTTAGACAACTTGGACTGGACCATGATTCTCTTTGCTATTTTTGGTCTGCTCCTGGGAGTGACCTTGGCATCCTTGTGTGGCTCTCTTGTGGTGAGGCCAGAAGATGTCAACAAGGCTGTTCAACCTGTTATTTATCCTATTATCATCGGATTTTTAGGGGCCATGACCTTTGGTCAACAAGCACAAGAACATATCGTGGTGAAAATCGGATCCTTTATCCCATTTTTATCCTCCTTCTTTATGCCGATTCGCCAGATAAATGGCTGGGCAAGTAGCTGGGAGACCTGGCTCTCCTTCTTCATTCTCGCAGCGACCACAATTGGCGCAATTGTCTTTATTGGCAAATCCTATGCAGGTTTAATTTTACAGACCGATGATATCGGTTTTTGGAAAAGTTTGAAAAAAGGCTTAACGAGCAAGTAA
- a CDS encoding IdeS/Mac family cysteine endopeptidase (This family includes IgM or IgG-cleaving cysteine proteases.), which produces MKGVRTMHNPVRFALRKLSVGLVSVAFLFAMATTCSVGVSADTETTLGSSTNEISTLSDIGDSEGLALAEERSSQAESVTNPSQLDQPQSDENQTEVSTPRLNGESSATNQEASLPSREFRSGGEPAYAGENLVVPVSQPTSHYVTESGETREIIWAQGVTPPSMGEAGDFEKEVTGEFVEYSMPFEAGKGYYDANKSLDASIEDLNLCFAAVSSNMLHWWLEQNKDYVERFISEKYGADLGQQDYSLTDVRRYTDSFEDQQNSRIFNLFKAYYGRRLNGFVSDALVDLFINGYPPKHQGGVNLENPDLVPDKRGGFFHAVFKEKLLTDRMFSGDYHYFGNLVRNTLENQGLLGLAYRTFGTTTHIVTVWGAEYDEQGLIRAVYITDSDDQHQPIGLKRMGITRDSSGNPRLNNNVVKNSVGSHLDYVHTIKLGQTYWEEYFNPIEAARQLARQQLATEKEAVLLAIMSQEEFSEKEKNDFRTLLEARYDEALSAVNEVVASAELTTVLESEMKQLVIPMQKKGEAVQHSLSQGHLSVSGSSVTYELPAGLLSVHGSSVTHELPAGHLSVHGSSVTHELPAGHLSVHGSSVTHELPTGHLSVHGSSVTHELPAGHLSVHGSSVTHELPTGHLSVHGSSVTHELPAGHLSVHGSSVTHELPAGHLSVHGSSVTHELPAGHLSVHGSSVTHELPAGHLSVHGSSVTHELPAGHLLVHGSSVTHEFPAGHLSLPGSSVTYGLPAGKPPIRFEEEVDGGPAVRGGFSRESEASNQFVGKMTSNSRLNKSDGANLQSNSSSCAAMLLDSFNRDWEQNQVNYLPRTRAIPQEQNQKNHQVVAKGRGVPLLYQAVCSLVSLAALGYWLLSRKSKEEK; this is translated from the coding sequence ATGAAGGGAGTAAGAACAATGCACAATCCTGTCCGTTTTGCACTGAGGAAATTATCAGTAGGTCTAGTTTCGGTTGCCTTTCTTTTTGCAATGGCTACGACTTGTTCAGTTGGTGTCAGTGCTGATACGGAAACTACCTTAGGTAGTTCTACTAATGAAATATCTACACTTTCCGATATTGGAGATAGCGAGGGGCTAGCGTTAGCAGAGGAGAGATCTAGTCAAGCAGAGTCTGTGACAAACCCCTCTCAATTAGACCAACCACAATCAGATGAAAACCAGACTGAAGTATCAACCCCAAGGCTTAATGGCGAGAGCTCTGCTACAAATCAGGAAGCTAGCTTGCCTAGTAGGGAGTTTCGAAGTGGTGGAGAGCCAGCTTATGCAGGGGAAAATCTTGTAGTGCCTGTCTCTCAACCGACCAGCCACTATGTCACAGAAAGTGGGGAGACCCGTGAAATAATTTGGGCGCAAGGGGTAACGCCACCAAGTATGGGAGAGGCTGGTGACTTTGAGAAGGAAGTAACGGGTGAGTTTGTTGAGTATTCGATGCCATTTGAAGCTGGAAAGGGTTACTACGATGCCAACAAGAGTTTGGATGCTTCCATAGAAGACTTGAACCTGTGCTTTGCAGCAGTTTCTTCCAATATGCTGCATTGGTGGTTGGAACAAAATAAGGATTATGTGGAACGATTCATTAGTGAGAAATATGGAGCTGATCTAGGGCAGCAGGACTATTCTTTGACAGATGTGCGACGCTACACAGATTCTTTTGAAGACCAGCAAAACAGTCGGATTTTTAATCTTTTCAAGGCTTACTACGGTCGTCGCTTGAATGGGTTTGTATCGGATGCCCTGGTGGATCTTTTCATCAATGGCTATCCGCCCAAACATCAAGGAGGGGTCAACTTAGAAAATCCTGATTTGGTACCGGATAAACGTGGTGGTTTTTTCCATGCTGTTTTTAAGGAGAAACTATTGACTGACCGAATGTTTAGTGGAGACTATCACTATTTTGGAAATTTGGTCCGCAATACCTTGGAAAATCAGGGATTATTGGGACTGGCCTATCGAACATTTGGGACGACAACCCACATTGTGACGGTCTGGGGGGCTGAGTATGATGAGCAGGGATTGATTCGAGCGGTTTATATTACGGATTCGGATGATCAGCACCAGCCGATTGGCTTGAAACGGATGGGAATCACGCGTGATTCTTCTGGCAATCCTCGTTTAAATAACAATGTTGTGAAAAACTCTGTTGGTTCTCATCTGGATTATGTTCATACCATCAAACTCGGTCAAACCTACTGGGAAGAATATTTCAATCCCATTGAAGCAGCAAGGCAGTTGGCGAGACAGCAATTGGCGACAGAGAAAGAAGCAGTTCTTCTAGCGATAATGAGTCAGGAAGAATTTTCGGAAAAAGAAAAAAATGACTTTAGAACCTTGCTAGAGGCTAGGTATGATGAGGCCTTGTCAGCAGTTAATGAGGTCGTTGCTTCGGCTGAATTGACGACTGTTTTGGAGTCGGAAATGAAACAACTAGTCATTCCTATGCAGAAGAAAGGAGAAGCTGTCCAGCATTCTCTGTCTCAAGGTCATCTTTCAGTCTCTGGCTCCTCCGTTACGTATGAATTACCAGCGGGTCTTCTTTCAGTCCACGGTTCCTCCGTCACGCATGAATTGCCAGCGGGTCATCTTTCAGTCCACGGTTCCTCCGTCACGCATGAATTGCCAGCGGGTCATCTTTCAGTCCACGGTTCCTCCGTTACACACGAGTTGCCAACGGGTCATCTTTCAGTCCACGGTTCCTCCGTCACGCATGAATTGCCAGCGGGTCATCTTTCAGTCCACGGTTCCTCCGTTACACACGAGTTGCCAACGGGTCATCTTTCAGTCCACGGTTCCTCCGTCACGCATGAATTGCCAGCGGGTCACCTTTCAGTCCACGGTTCCTCCGTCACGCATGAATTACCTGCAGGTCATCTTTCGGTCCACGGTTCCTCCGTCACGCATGAATTACCTGCAGGTCATCTTTCGGTCCACGGTTCCTCCGTTACGCATGAATTACCTGCAGGTCATCTTTCGGTTCACGGTTCTTCCGTTACGCATGAATTACCTGCAGGTCATCTTTTGGTGCATGGTTCCTCCGTCACGCATGAGTTTCCAGCGGGTCATTTGTCTCTCCCTGGTTCTTCCGTTACGTATGGATTGCCAGCGGGCAAACCTCCTATTCGTTTCGAGGAAGAAGTGGATGGCGGACCAGCCGTAAGGGGAGGCTTTAGTAGAGAAAGTGAGGCTTCTAATCAGTTTGTTGGGAAGATGACAAGCAACTCAAGATTAAACAAGAGCGATGGTGCAAATTTACAGTCAAATTCATCAAGCTGTGCTGCTATGCTTCTAGACTCCTTTAACAGGGATTGGGAGCAAAATCAGGTTAACTATTTGCCAAGGACTCGTGCAATTCCTCAAGAGCAAAATCAAAAGAATCATCAGGTAGTCGCTAAAGGAAGGGGAGTTCCCCTCCTCTATCAGGCGGTCTGTTCGCTAGTCAGTCTGGCTGCTTTAGGTTATTGGCTACTTTCTCGCAAGTCCAAAGAAGAAAAGTAA
- a CDS encoding DUF4097 family beta strand repeat-containing protein: MKKKLTIALITGFVSLISGLILVGIGFFSGGLNRLEEIAKPNQVQTSYTSLSEIQIKDLPHSVTIKESTDGLFHVSYANSKNNTHNTVEVTEKNGILALSSKNPQLSIQGIMQFLGERLADDAIDIYSVTIEVPTGKQLDRLISNNAYNRYYDSLYIENVHIKEMTVEQGGTLYLNNVQLDSGTLSSYYTTDISKSTIKNTTISAQGDNILFYQTQLENVSVENYGQLDLIEGTLLGDNKFLPHEDRAYTVTNIDLTDQSLADINLQIQNKLDLRSLGEFMGYYYESDEEWETAQSESSLIDESQLKDIGIFTRDQYEKLEVKETEDGFSLTVEKKESKNKLSLDATNATINFRDPK, from the coding sequence ATGAAAAAGAAACTTACTATCGCCCTTATCACGGGCTTTGTCAGCTTGATTTCTGGCTTGATTCTGGTTGGAATTGGATTTTTCTCTGGAGGTCTCAACCGCCTGGAAGAAATTGCAAAACCGAATCAGGTTCAAACATCCTATACTTCCCTATCAGAAATCCAGATTAAAGATCTTCCGCATTCGGTCACAATCAAGGAATCAACCGACGGACTCTTCCATGTGTCCTATGCCAACTCAAAAAATAACACCCACAACACAGTTGAAGTCACTGAGAAAAATGGCATCCTGGCCCTTAGCTCCAAAAATCCCCAACTGTCCATTCAAGGTATCATGCAGTTTCTCGGAGAAAGATTAGCCGATGACGCTATCGACATCTACTCTGTTACCATTGAGGTCCCAACAGGTAAGCAACTGGACAGACTCATCAGTAACAATGCCTATAATCGCTACTACGATAGTCTCTACATTGAAAATGTCCATATCAAGGAAATGACCGTCGAGCAAGGCGGGACACTTTATCTCAACAATGTCCAATTGGATTCAGGTACTTTAAGTAGTTACTATACAACAGATATCAGTAAATCAACGATTAAAAATACCACTATCTCTGCACAAGGTGACAATATCCTGTTCTATCAGACCCAGCTCGAAAATGTTTCTGTTGAAAACTATGGCCAACTGGATTTGATTGAAGGAACTCTCCTAGGAGACAACAAATTCCTCCCACACGAAGACCGAGCTTATACCGTGACCAATATCGATCTGACTGACCAATCATTAGCAGACATCAACCTCCAGATTCAAAATAAGCTTGACTTAAGAAGTCTAGGCGAATTTATGGGCTACTACTACGAGTCAGATGAAGAGTGGGAAACTGCCCAAAGCGAATCAAGTCTGATTGACGAAAGTCAGTTGAAAGATATTGGTATCTTTACAAGAGACCAGTATGAAAAACTAGAGGTCAAGGAAACAGAAGATGGTTTTAGTCTGACTGTTGAGAAAAAAGAAAGCAAAAACAAACTAAGCCTTGACGCAACCAACGCGACTATCAACTTCCGTGATCCAAAATAA
- a CDS encoding DUF1700 domain-containing protein: MTRTEYMEQLEKHLKKLPHKEYLEARNFFEEYFDEAGPEREADIMEELGSPKEAANELINNMLNRQLEDPNPTEDVTSPQDKRFLLTLALLSAALLISAFFLFVEPLLGIMGIFLVTISTAFYIGKNLEQLKHTRKTVWLASLALITLPITIPLLLLLIGALLGLVLLIVAFIIGAFGLGVGLMVTGGSLIWEGFTLLSKGFNVFIMGFGAGLSLFGAAILLYLLTGFFTYWAWRLVKTFFQWILKRGKRA, translated from the coding sequence ATGACAAGAACTGAGTACATGGAGCAACTTGAAAAGCATTTGAAAAAGTTGCCCCACAAGGAATACTTGGAAGCCAGAAACTTTTTTGAAGAATATTTTGACGAGGCTGGTCCTGAACGTGAAGCCGATATCATGGAAGAGTTAGGGTCTCCTAAAGAAGCAGCAAATGAACTGATCAACAACATGCTCAACCGTCAACTGGAAGACCCAAATCCAACAGAAGATGTGACCAGTCCACAAGACAAGCGCTTCTTGCTTACTTTGGCCTTGTTGAGCGCTGCCCTTCTTATCTCTGCTTTCTTCCTCTTTGTTGAACCACTGCTTGGAATCATGGGAATATTCTTGGTCACCATCAGCACAGCTTTTTACATCGGAAAGAACTTAGAGCAATTGAAACATACACGGAAAACAGTTTGGTTGGCCAGTCTTGCTCTGATTACCCTTCCGATTACCATCCCTCTTCTTCTCTTGCTGATCGGGGCCTTGCTAGGCTTGGTATTATTAATTGTCGCCTTCATCATTGGTGCATTTGGCTTGGGAGTCGGCTTGATGGTTACTGGCGGTTCCTTGATTTGGGAAGGATTTACCTTGCTTTCAAAAGGATTCAATGTCTTCATCATGGGCTTTGGCGCTGGCCTATCCTTGTTTGGTGCGGCCATCCTACTCTACCTTTTGACTGGATTTTTCACCTATTGGGCATGGCGCTTAGTCAAAACCTTCTTCCAATGGATCTTGAAACGAGGTAAACGAGCATGA
- a CDS encoding PadR family transcriptional regulator has translation MHFPVPAVLTEFLIMAILESNDSYGYEICQTIKLISNIKESALYPILKRLEQQDLLTTYSQEFQGRMRKYYSLTQLGHEELVQLKEDWDIYTTTINGIIEGSVRHDKN, from the coding sequence ATGCATTTTCCCGTACCTGCAGTGCTGACGGAATTTCTCATTATGGCCATTTTAGAATCCAATGATTCCTACGGCTATGAGATCTGTCAGACCATCAAGCTGATTTCCAACATAAAGGAATCTGCCCTCTATCCCATTCTGAAACGCTTGGAACAACAGGATCTCTTGACCACCTATTCACAGGAATTCCAAGGACGGATGAGGAAATATTATAGTTTAACCCAGCTAGGCCATGAAGAATTGGTCCAACTCAAAGAAGACTGGGATATCTATACGACTACTATCAACGGCATCATAGAAGGGAGTGTCCGCCATGACAAGAACTGA
- a CDS encoding formate/nitrite transporter family protein, translated as MAENQDTLIYNIDKSIKKKADLIESNFFAYAIRAAMASVYLAIGLAISAYVADKLNHIVDGLGKFGYGLMFGWCLVMILYMNAELGTSNMMYMTSAVHRKVIPTKTALKILATCIFFNFVGAVIVCFLLSYTQPYQVGHLDEHSYLIQATTAKLMKTPLTQFVEGIFANIVVNIAVFISMRMKDDAGRVISLIFIIFIFAFLGFEHVIANFSTFSLAFFANGGAVEGMTVMSVLTNFLFSGLGNFVGGGILIGFLYSWLSNKSKLYVD; from the coding sequence ATGGCAGAAAATCAGGATACACTCATTTACAACATAGACAAGAGTATCAAGAAAAAGGCTGACTTGATTGAAAGCAACTTCTTTGCCTATGCGATTCGGGCAGCCATGGCCAGCGTTTATCTGGCAATTGGTTTGGCAATTTCAGCCTATGTCGCTGACAAGCTTAACCACATCGTGGATGGCTTGGGTAAATTTGGTTACGGACTTATGTTCGGTTGGTGCTTGGTCATGATTCTCTACATGAATGCCGAGCTCGGTACATCCAACATGATGTATATGACTTCCGCTGTTCACCGCAAGGTTATCCCAACCAAAACTGCTCTTAAGATTTTAGCAACCTGTATCTTCTTCAACTTCGTTGGTGCAGTGATTGTCTGCTTCCTACTCTCTTACACCCAACCTTACCAAGTTGGTCACCTAGACGAGCATAGCTACTTGATCCAGGCTACGACTGCCAAACTGATGAAGACCCCATTGACCCAGTTTGTCGAAGGGATCTTTGCCAACATCGTGGTCAACATCGCAGTCTTTATTTCTATGCGTATGAAAGACGATGCTGGACGTGTGATTTCCCTCATCTTTATCATCTTCATCTTTGCCTTCCTCGGCTTTGAGCACGTAATTGCCAACTTCTCAACCTTCTCTCTTGCTTTCTTTGCAAATGGCGGAGCTGTCGAGGGAATGACGGTGATGAGCGTATTGACCAACTTCCTCTTCTCAGGTCTTGGAAACTTTGTCGGCGGTGGTATCCTGATCGGCTTCCTTTACAGCTGGCTCAGCAATAAATCAAAACTCTATGTGGACTAA